In Pedobacter sp. SL55, the following proteins share a genomic window:
- a CDS encoding patatin-like phospholipase family protein — MKRILSIDGGGIRGIIPGMILVALEDKIQRATQNPNARLTDYFDFFAGTSTGGILLSILLCPSDDEPTKQKYSAKQALDIYLNHGVEIFAAKPWRRFLSKFGLLSELYDATILEKVLYGYFGDKKLSELIRPCIITAYDIELRKNHLFRQQKAISNGDSRDFFIRDVCRATSAAPTYFSVAEIFSLAKTRYPLVDGGVFAHNPSLSALLEVIKNYNTYKIDDFWVLSLGTGLSKISYNYEDFKKKRAISIGPALVDIMSSSSAESTDYFMKQLFHSVKKSGNYIRIEPNNLSSIDPAMDAATPHNIQKIISLADKLVSENEDLLDQVVAGLMQDKKDKKDDSVWSFLKR, encoded by the coding sequence ATGAAGAGGATACTTTCCATAGATGGCGGTGGTATTCGTGGTATTATACCAGGGATGATTTTGGTAGCATTGGAAGATAAAATCCAGCGAGCAACCCAGAACCCCAACGCCCGTCTTACCGATTATTTCGATTTTTTTGCAGGCACAAGCACGGGTGGTATCTTGTTATCTATACTATTGTGCCCTAGCGATGATGAACCCACCAAGCAAAAATATAGCGCAAAGCAAGCGCTCGATATATACCTTAACCATGGAGTAGAAATATTTGCCGCAAAACCATGGCGGCGTTTCCTTAGTAAATTTGGTTTGTTGAGCGAGCTTTATGATGCCACAATTTTAGAAAAAGTGCTTTATGGTTATTTCGGAGATAAAAAATTAAGCGAATTGATCAGGCCTTGTATCATTACTGCGTATGATATTGAGCTCCGTAAAAACCATTTGTTTCGCCAACAAAAGGCAATTTCTAATGGAGATTCTCGCGATTTCTTCATTAGAGACGTTTGTAGAGCTACTTCTGCTGCACCAACTTATTTTTCTGTGGCAGAAATTTTTTCACTAGCAAAAACACGCTATCCTTTGGTAGATGGAGGCGTGTTTGCACACAATCCATCGCTATCGGCTTTGCTGGAGGTTATTAAAAATTATAATACCTACAAAATAGATGATTTTTGGGTGCTATCTCTGGGTACAGGTTTATCTAAAATATCCTACAACTACGAAGATTTTAAAAAGAAACGAGCAATTTCTATAGGTCCGGCGCTGGTAGATATCATGAGTAGCAGTTCTGCCGAGAGCACAGATTATTTTATGAAACAGCTTTTTCACTCTGTTAAAAAAAGTGGTAATTACATTCGTATAGAGCCTAATAATTTATCCTCAATTGATCCCGCTATGGATGCCGCTACACCCCATAACATTCAAAAAATTATTTCGCTTGCCGATAAATTGGTTAGCGAGAATGAAGATTTGTTAGATCAAGTTGTGGCTGGACTTATGCAAGATAAAAAAGATAAAAAAGACGACTCTGTTTGGAGTTTTTTGAAGAGGTGA
- a CDS encoding glycine--tRNA ligase: protein MAQKNNDEIFKNVISHAKEYGFVFQSSEIYDGLSAVYDYGQLGAELKNNIKTYWWKAMVQMHENIVGLDSAIFMHPKVWKASGHVDGFNDPMIDNKDSKKRYRADQLLEDKIAKYEKDGKTEKAAKLQADMDDALKAEDLPRLKVLIEEHEIACPVSGTKNWTDVRQFNLMFDTQFGAMADGSEKVYLRPETAQGIFVNFLNVQKTGRMKIPFGIAQIGKAFRNEVIARQFIMRMREFEQMEMQFFVRPGEDKKWFEYWKEARLKWHKALGTAPEKYRYHDHVKLAHYANAATDIEFEFPFGFKEVEGIHSRTDFDLTQHQEFSGKKMQYFDAELDENGKPYGNYVPYVIETSIGLDRMFLLTMINALEEEDLSTPERQDSRTLLRLHPALAPIKAAIFPLTKKDGLPEKAREVMDALKFDFNCIYEEKDAIGKRYRRQDAVGTPFCITVDHQTLEDNTVTIRHRDTMEQQRIEIKDLHWTIESKVSWRSLLSQS, encoded by the coding sequence ATGGCTCAAAAAAACAACGACGAAATTTTTAAAAACGTAATATCACATGCAAAGGAATACGGTTTTGTGTTCCAAAGCAGCGAAATATATGATGGTTTAAGTGCGGTTTACGACTACGGCCAATTGGGTGCCGAACTGAAAAACAACATTAAAACCTATTGGTGGAAAGCAATGGTGCAAATGCACGAGAACATTGTAGGTCTTGATTCTGCCATTTTTATGCATCCTAAAGTATGGAAAGCCAGCGGACACGTGGATGGTTTTAACGACCCGATGATTGACAATAAGGATAGCAAAAAACGCTACCGTGCTGACCAATTATTGGAGGATAAAATTGCCAAATACGAAAAAGACGGCAAAACCGAAAAGGCTGCAAAATTGCAAGCTGACATGGATGATGCTTTGAAAGCTGAGGATCTGCCTCGTTTAAAAGTATTGATTGAAGAGCATGAAATTGCTTGCCCAGTGAGTGGCACTAAAAACTGGACTGATGTACGCCAGTTTAACTTGATGTTTGACACGCAGTTTGGCGCCATGGCCGATGGTAGCGAGAAAGTTTACCTACGCCCAGAAACGGCTCAAGGTATTTTTGTAAACTTTTTGAACGTACAAAAAACGGGCAGGATGAAAATTCCGTTCGGGATTGCGCAAATTGGTAAAGCTTTTAGAAATGAAGTAATTGCCCGTCAGTTTATTATGCGTATGCGTGAGTTTGAACAAATGGAAATGCAATTCTTTGTGCGCCCAGGCGAGGATAAAAAATGGTTCGAATACTGGAAAGAAGCTCGTTTGAAATGGCACAAAGCTTTGGGCACAGCACCAGAGAAATACCGTTACCACGATCATGTGAAATTGGCGCATTATGCTAACGCGGCTACAGATATTGAGTTCGAATTCCCGTTTGGATTTAAAGAGGTAGAGGGTATTCACAGCAGAACTGATTTTGATTTAACGCAACACCAAGAGTTTAGCGGTAAAAAAATGCAGTATTTTGATGCTGAACTGGATGAAAACGGCAAACCTTATGGCAACTACGTTCCTTATGTAATTGAAACTTCGATTGGTTTAGACAGAATGTTCTTGTTAACGATGATTAACGCATTGGAAGAGGAAGATTTGAGTACGCCAGAAAGACAAGACAGCAGAACCTTATTACGTTTGCATCCTGCCTTAGCGCCAATTAAAGCGGCTATTTTCCCATTAACTAAAAAAGATGGCTTACCAGAGAAAGCTCGTGAGGTAATGGATGCGCTGAAATTTGATTTCAACTGTATTTACGAAGAGAAGGATGCGATTGGTAAACGCTACCGCAGGCAAGATGCGGTGGGCACGCCTTTCTGTATCACGGTAGATCACCAAACGCTAGAGGATAATACGGTTACCATCCGTCATAGAGATACGATGGAGCAACAACGTATTGAAATTAAAGATTTGCACTGGACTATTGAAAGCAAAGTAAGTTGGAGAAGTTTGCTGAGCCAATCATAA
- a CDS encoding arsenate reductase family protein gives MSITIYHNSKCSKSNIALKEITQSGEPFEVINYLEDVPSVEELKDVLTKLNLKPFDIVRKTEKVYLEKYKGKELSDEEWVKALHENPILIQRPIIVNGDRAVITRSEEAMDSII, from the coding sequence ATGAGTATTACCATTTATCATAACAGCAAATGCAGTAAGAGCAATATTGCGTTAAAAGAAATCACACAAAGTGGAGAGCCTTTTGAAGTGATTAACTATTTAGAAGATGTACCCAGCGTTGAAGAGCTAAAGGACGTTTTAACTAAGTTGAATTTAAAACCCTTTGATATTGTTCGTAAAACGGAGAAGGTTTATTTAGAAAAATACAAAGGTAAAGAACTGTCTGATGAGGAATGGGTTAAGGCACTGCATGAAAATCCAATTTTAATACAACGTCCAATTATTGTTAATGGAGATAGAGCTGTAATTACCAGGAGCGAAGAGGCTATGGATAGCATTATATAA
- a CDS encoding C40 family peptidase produces MKRCFFFLICIILSVSAYSQIDTSAYRTIANAIQKKYAPDKRTVYFQVRFKADTVFVESTSKQAVAAFEKSFPKDAKDGLNVEVLPAKQLKDLIYGVTTISVANNRSQPFHGAELMTQTLLGTPIQVLKKQGGFYLVKSPDGYLAWTDGGSIALMNENKFKEWQAAKKVVFVNDYGHALTKAETGAARVSDLVAGNILKLLTVEGTFTKVGFPDGREAYVPTAQLADYNQWINRPLPAADAILATAQTLLGVPYLWGGTSIKGVDCSGFTKTAYFLNGVIIPRDASQQALVGEKLDVLENDSISVEKCLKNLQPGDLMFFSAAKRRGVNGSRVTHTAIYMGEGQFIQSAGMVKISSILPEATNYDEYQTKTLVGARRILNQVGQPEITKVEKHDWYFSKK; encoded by the coding sequence ATGAAAAGATGTTTTTTCTTTTTGATTTGCATTATACTTAGCGTTTCAGCTTATTCGCAGATAGATACCTCGGCTTACCGCACCATAGCAAATGCTATTCAAAAAAAGTATGCTCCAGATAAAAGAACGGTTTATTTTCAAGTTCGCTTTAAAGCGGATACTGTTTTTGTAGAAAGTACCTCTAAACAGGCAGTAGCAGCATTTGAAAAATCTTTTCCTAAAGATGCGAAGGACGGACTAAACGTAGAGGTTTTACCTGCTAAGCAGTTGAAAGACTTAATTTATGGCGTAACTACTATTTCTGTTGCCAATAACCGAAGCCAGCCTTTTCATGGCGCCGAGCTGATGACACAAACCCTTTTGGGTACGCCCATACAAGTGCTTAAAAAACAGGGCGGATTTTATTTAGTGAAATCGCCAGATGGTTATTTGGCATGGACAGATGGTGGCTCCATTGCTTTGATGAACGAAAATAAATTTAAGGAATGGCAAGCAGCTAAAAAAGTGGTTTTTGTGAACGATTATGGCCACGCTCTAACAAAAGCCGAAACTGGTGCGGCAAGGGTTTCTGACTTGGTAGCTGGTAATATTTTGAAGCTTTTAACAGTTGAAGGTACTTTTACCAAAGTGGGTTTTCCCGATGGGAGAGAGGCTTATGTGCCAACAGCGCAACTTGCCGATTACAACCAATGGATTAATAGACCTTTGCCCGCTGCCGATGCTATTTTAGCTACTGCCCAAACTTTACTTGGTGTGCCTTATTTATGGGGTGGCACTTCAATTAAAGGGGTAGATTGTAGCGGTTTTACAAAAACGGCTTACTTTTTAAACGGCGTAATTATTCCCCGTGATGCTTCGCAGCAAGCACTGGTTGGAGAGAAATTAGATGTTTTAGAAAACGACTCGATTAGTGTAGAAAAGTGTCTAAAAAACCTACAGCCCGGCGATTTAATGTTTTTCTCTGCTGCAAAGCGAAGAGGTGTAAACGGAAGTCGTGTTACTCATACTGCAATTTACATGGGCGAGGGGCAGTTTATCCAATCGGCAGGAATGGTGAAAATTAGTAGCATTTTGCCTGAGGCTACAAACTATGATGAGTACCAAACTAAAACTTTGGTTGGCGCAAGGCGCATTTTAAATCAAGTGGGGCAGCCAGAAATTACTAAAGTAGAAAAGCACGATTGGTATTTTAGCAAGAAGTAA
- a CDS encoding calcium:proton antiporter, giving the protein MLKKLPLPLWTIALPILAWLAYFLPLNGIGGFGTAILVVLLIGSVLAAVHHAEVVAHKVGEPFGTLILALAVTTIEVALIVSLMLTGGPGTEELARDTVFAAVMIILTGMIGICLLVGGVKFNQQGFSFDGVKAPLVALTAILMLTLVLPNFTTSVDGPSYTKAQLIFVSLISLVIYGTFILVQTVRHRDFFLPPVNTADEDAHAAPPTKSTALFSMLLLLTCLGIVVLLAKALAPDIENAIVNAGAPKSLVGVVIAAVVLLPEGIAALNAVRKNRLQTSLNLALGSALATIGLTIPAVAIVSIISGLNITLGIDTKSMVLLLLAQFILMLSLGSGKTNILQGVVLLTIFAAYLFTIVAP; this is encoded by the coding sequence ATGCTTAAAAAATTACCTCTACCACTTTGGACCATTGCGTTACCCATTTTAGCTTGGCTCGCCTATTTTTTGCCTTTAAATGGTATTGGCGGTTTCGGTACTGCCATATTGGTAGTGCTTTTAATTGGCAGTGTGTTGGCCGCGGTACACCATGCCGAAGTAGTGGCACATAAAGTTGGCGAACCATTTGGAACCTTAATTTTAGCTTTGGCGGTTACTACTATCGAGGTTGCCTTAATTGTTTCGTTAATGCTTACAGGCGGCCCGGGAACCGAAGAACTGGCCAGAGATACTGTTTTCGCCGCTGTAATGATTATTCTTACTGGGATGATTGGGATTTGCTTATTAGTTGGTGGAGTTAAGTTTAATCAACAAGGATTTAGTTTCGACGGGGTAAAAGCGCCATTAGTTGCGCTAACAGCGATCTTAATGCTCACATTAGTGTTACCAAATTTTACCACTAGCGTAGATGGGCCTTCCTACACCAAAGCGCAACTGATTTTTGTATCTTTAATTTCTTTAGTGATTTATGGCACATTTATTTTAGTACAAACCGTTAGGCATAGAGATTTCTTTTTACCCCCAGTTAATACCGCCGATGAAGATGCGCATGCTGCTCCACCTACAAAAAGCACAGCGTTATTTAGTATGTTATTGCTATTAACCTGTTTAGGTATTGTGGTGCTGTTAGCCAAAGCACTCGCACCAGATATAGAAAATGCAATTGTGAACGCCGGAGCGCCAAAATCATTAGTTGGTGTAGTAATTGCAGCAGTAGTTTTATTACCAGAAGGCATAGCAGCGCTAAATGCAGTACGAAAAAACAGATTGCAAACCAGTTTAAACCTGGCGCTAGGATCTGCATTGGCAACTATTGGCCTTACTATACCTGCGGTTGCTATTGTATCAATCATATCGGGCTTAAATATTACTTTAGGAATAGACACCAAATCTATGGTGCTCTTGCTATTGGCTCAATTCATCTTAATGCTTTCGCTTGGCTCCGGAAAAACCAACATATTGCAGGGCGTGGTTTTATTAACTATTTTTGCGGCTTATCTGTTTACCATTGTGGCCCCTTAA
- a CDS encoding GtrA family protein, which translates to MRKLALRIIDFFYPPFKNWFSIGTFRYMASGGFTAASGIIAYFVIYNYVLHQQAVHVNGYLVTGHIAALAIESVFTFLVGFTLNKYLVFTQSNLKGRIQLFRYGTVVCTNILLNYALMKILVDGFMFYPSIAKALITVVLAIFSYFSQKCIFVSGKEKCLIFEAQWQYY; encoded by the coding sequence ATGAGAAAATTAGCATTGCGCATCATCGATTTTTTCTATCCCCCTTTTAAAAATTGGTTTTCTATCGGCACATTTAGGTACATGGCAAGTGGTGGCTTTACTGCAGCCTCGGGTATTATTGCCTATTTTGTAATTTACAATTACGTGCTTCACCAACAGGCGGTACATGTTAACGGCTATTTAGTTACCGGTCACATTGCCGCTTTGGCTATCGAATCTGTTTTCACATTTCTAGTGGGTTTTACCCTTAATAAGTATTTGGTTTTTACGCAATCAAATTTAAAAGGACGTATACAATTGTTTAGATATGGCACGGTAGTTTGCACTAATATCTTACTCAATTATGCGCTAATGAAGATTTTGGTAGACGGTTTTATGTTTTACCCTTCTATTGCCAAAGCTTTAATTACTGTTGTGCTAGCCATTTTTAGTTATTTTTCTCAAAAGTGCATTTTCGTTTCGGGTAAAGAAAAATGTTTAATTTTTGAAGCGCAATGGCAGTACTACTAG